From Micromonospora rifamycinica, a single genomic window includes:
- a CDS encoding CoA-transferase subunit beta produces the protein MSGADATTDWTADEMMTVAAARQLRDGTACFVGIGLPSTAANLARATHAPHLALVYESGCLGAKPDRLPLSIGDGILADTADAVVSVPEVFNYWLQPGRIDVGFLGAAQLDRYGNLNTTVVGDYDAPRVRLPGAGGAPEIAASCREVVVVVRQNLRTFVERVDFVTSVGYGAGPGDRERLGLRGGGPRLVITDLGVLEPDPVSRELTLTRLHPGVTRERARAATGWDLAVAEPLTTGDPPTPHELAVLRALATTTREGR, from the coding sequence GTGAGCGGGGCGGACGCGACGACGGACTGGACCGCCGACGAGATGATGACCGTCGCCGCCGCCCGGCAACTGCGCGACGGCACCGCCTGTTTCGTCGGGATCGGGTTGCCCAGCACGGCGGCGAACCTCGCCCGGGCGACCCACGCCCCGCACCTGGCGCTGGTCTACGAGTCCGGCTGCCTCGGCGCGAAGCCGGACCGGCTGCCGCTGTCCATCGGCGACGGCATCCTCGCCGACACCGCCGACGCGGTGGTGTCGGTGCCCGAGGTGTTCAACTACTGGCTCCAGCCCGGCCGGATCGACGTCGGCTTCCTCGGCGCGGCGCAGCTCGACCGGTACGGCAACCTCAACACCACCGTCGTCGGCGACTACGACGCCCCCCGGGTGCGGCTGCCCGGCGCCGGTGGCGCACCGGAGATCGCCGCCTCCTGCCGTGAGGTGGTGGTGGTCGTCCGGCAGAACCTCCGCACCTTCGTCGAGCGGGTCGACTTCGTCACCTCGGTCGGGTACGGGGCGGGACCGGGCGACCGGGAACGGCTCGGCCTGCGCGGCGGCGGTCCCCGCCTGGTGATCACCGACCTGGGTGTGCTCGAACCCGATCCGGTCAGCCGCGAGCTGACCCTGACCCGGCTGCATCCCGGGGTGACCCGGGAACGGGCCCGGGCGGCCACCGGCTGGGACCTCGCCGTGGCCGAGCCGCTGACCACCGGTGACCCGCCGACGCCGCACGAGCTGGCGGTGCTACGGGCGTTGGCGACGACCACACGGGAGGGACGATGA
- the pcaG gene encoding protocatechuate 3,4-dioxygenase subunit alpha, whose amino-acid sequence MSERLGVTPAQTVGPYLSIGLHWPDGPYVVPEGTPGAFWIRGRILDGTGTPVVDALVESWQADPDGRFDHPDDPRGAWPPALAGFRGFGRSETDERGRYRLLTVRPGALPAPDGGTEAPHLNLSILGRGLLHRLVTRLYFPDEPAANAVDPVLRGLDADRRATLLATTASDGFRFDIRLQGDRETVFFAV is encoded by the coding sequence ATGAGTGAACGGCTGGGCGTCACCCCGGCACAGACGGTGGGGCCGTACCTGAGCATCGGTCTGCACTGGCCCGACGGCCCGTACGTCGTCCCCGAGGGCACCCCGGGGGCGTTCTGGATCCGGGGCCGGATCCTCGACGGCACCGGAACACCGGTGGTCGACGCGCTCGTGGAGAGCTGGCAGGCCGACCCGGACGGCCGGTTCGACCATCCGGACGACCCGCGCGGGGCCTGGCCGCCCGCGCTCGCGGGATTCCGGGGGTTCGGCCGCAGCGAGACCGACGAGCGGGGGCGGTACCGGCTGCTGACCGTCCGACCGGGGGCACTGCCCGCCCCGGACGGCGGCACCGAGGCCCCGCACCTCAACCTGTCGATCCTCGGCCGGGGGCTGCTGCACCGCCTGGTCACCCGGCTCTACTTCCCCGACGAGCCGGCGGCCAACGCCGTCGACCCGGTGCTGCGCGGTCTCGACGCCGACCGGCGGGCCACCCTGCTGGCCACCACCGCGTCGGACGGGTTCCGCTTCGACATCCGTCTCCAGGGTGACCGTGAGACCGTCTTCTTCGCCGTCTGA
- the pcaB gene encoding 3-carboxy-cis,cis-muconate cycloisomerase, with amino-acid sequence MTVRPSSSPSDGLLSGLSGTPDVDAELGDPALLRALLDGEAALARAGADAGVLPGSAADAIVARCRPERYDPVALGRAADAAGNPVVPLVRELTAAVPAPARPWVHLGATSQDILDTALSLVAVRALGPLLRHLDAAVDAAARLAATHRDTVLVGRTLGQQAAPTTFGLKAAGWSTGLAQARDRLRQAGAGQPAQLGGAVGTLAALGPAGPRVAERFAARLGLPASPLPWHTCRQPRLDLTAALGAALAATGKVALDVGLLAQTEIGEVAEGGTGRGGSSAMPHKRNPVDSILIGAAARRGPGLVATLFGAVVQEHERSAGGWHAEWEPLCELLHLAGGAAGRCARLLAGLQVRPERMRANLDATGGLVLAEAVAARLAPAVGRSAAHDLVTRAAAAPSFRAALLADPEIRAHLSEAQLDEALDPHRWLGSAGPLVDRALAAVRGAGR; translated from the coding sequence GTGACCGTGAGACCGTCTTCTTCGCCGTCTGACGGCCTGCTCTCCGGCCTCTCCGGTACCCCGGACGTGGACGCCGAACTCGGCGACCCGGCCCTGTTGCGGGCGCTGCTGGACGGGGAGGCGGCGCTGGCCAGGGCCGGGGCGGACGCCGGTGTGCTGCCCGGGTCGGCTGCCGACGCGATCGTCGCCCGGTGCCGCCCCGAGCGGTACGACCCGGTGGCCCTCGGCCGGGCCGCCGACGCCGCCGGGAATCCGGTCGTCCCGCTGGTGCGGGAGTTGACCGCCGCCGTGCCCGCCCCGGCCCGGCCGTGGGTGCACCTCGGGGCGACCAGCCAGGACATCCTGGACACCGCGCTGAGCCTGGTGGCGGTGCGGGCGCTCGGTCCGCTGCTGCGCCACCTGGACGCCGCCGTCGACGCCGCCGCCCGGCTCGCCGCCACCCACCGGGACACCGTGCTGGTCGGCCGGACCCTCGGGCAGCAGGCGGCACCCACCACCTTCGGGCTCAAGGCCGCCGGGTGGTCGACCGGCCTGGCGCAGGCCCGGGACCGGCTCCGGCAGGCGGGTGCCGGGCAGCCCGCCCAGCTCGGCGGCGCGGTCGGCACCCTGGCCGCCCTCGGCCCGGCCGGTCCGCGGGTCGCCGAGCGGTTCGCGGCCCGGCTGGGGCTGCCCGCGAGCCCGCTGCCCTGGCACACCTGCCGGCAGCCCCGCCTCGACCTGACCGCCGCCCTCGGTGCGGCACTCGCGGCGACCGGCAAGGTCGCGCTCGACGTGGGGCTGCTCGCCCAGACCGAGATCGGCGAGGTCGCCGAGGGGGGCACCGGCCGGGGCGGCTCCTCGGCCATGCCGCACAAGCGCAACCCGGTGGACTCGATCCTGATCGGGGCCGCGGCGCGCCGCGGCCCCGGCCTGGTCGCCACCCTGTTCGGCGCGGTCGTACAGGAACACGAGCGGTCCGCCGGCGGCTGGCACGCCGAGTGGGAGCCGCTGTGCGAGCTGCTGCACCTGGCCGGCGGTGCCGCCGGCCGGTGCGCCCGGCTGCTGGCCGGCTTGCAGGTCCGCCCGGAACGGATGCGGGCGAATCTCGACGCGACCGGCGGGCTCGTGCTCGCCGAGGCCGTCGCCGCCCGGCTGGCCCCCGCCGTCGGGCGCAGCGCCGCGCACGACCTGGTCACCCGCGCCGCCGCCGCACCCTCGTTCCGGGCCGCGCTGCTCGCCGACCCCGAGATCCGCGCCCACCTGTCCGAGGCGCAGCTCGACGAGGCGCTCGACCCGCACCGGTGGCTCGGGTCGGCCGGCCCGCTCGTCGACCGGGCGCTGGCCGCCGTCCGGGGCGCGGGCCGGTGA
- a CDS encoding CoA transferase subunit A, protein MARLVSLADGVAELVRDGDTVALEGFTHLIPFAAGHEVIRQRRRELTLVRMTPDVVYDQLIGAGCARRLVFSWGGNPGVGSLHRFRDAVQQGWPRPLELEEHSHAGMANRYLAGASGLPFAVLRGYTGTDLPRHTANVSSVTCPFTGETLTAVAALRPDVTVVHAQRADRAGNVQLWGITGVQKEAVLAAHRSLVTVEEIVDELTPVPGQVVLPGWAVTAVAEVPGGAHPSYAQGYSVRDNDFYRAWDAVSRHRDTFRAWLDEHVHRAGAAT, encoded by the coding sequence ATGGCGCGGCTCGTCTCGCTCGCCGACGGCGTGGCGGAGCTGGTCCGCGACGGCGACACGGTGGCGCTGGAGGGGTTCACCCACCTCATCCCGTTCGCCGCCGGTCACGAGGTCATCCGCCAGCGACGGCGGGAACTCACCCTGGTCCGGATGACCCCCGACGTGGTCTACGACCAGCTCATCGGGGCCGGGTGCGCCCGTCGCCTGGTCTTCTCCTGGGGCGGCAACCCGGGGGTGGGCTCGCTGCACCGCTTCCGGGACGCCGTGCAGCAGGGCTGGCCGCGCCCGCTGGAGCTGGAGGAGCACAGCCACGCCGGGATGGCGAACCGCTACCTGGCCGGGGCGTCCGGGCTGCCGTTCGCCGTGCTGCGCGGCTACACCGGCACCGACCTGCCCCGGCACACGGCCAACGTCAGCTCCGTCACCTGCCCCTTCACCGGGGAGACCCTCACCGCCGTGGCGGCCCTGCGCCCGGACGTGACGGTGGTGCACGCGCAGCGCGCCGACCGGGCCGGCAACGTGCAGCTCTGGGGCATCACCGGGGTGCAGAAGGAGGCCGTGCTCGCGGCGCACCGGTCGCTGGTCACCGTGGAGGAGATCGTGGACGAGCTGACGCCGGTGCCCGGCCAGGTCGTGCTGCCCGGCTGGGCGGTCACCGCCGTCGCCGAGGTGCCCGGCGGCGCGCACCCCTCCTACGCGCAGGGCTACTCGGTCCGGGACAACGACTTCTACCGGGCGTGGGACGCCGTGAGCCGGCACCGCGACACCTTCCGGGCCTGGCTCGACGAGCACGTGCACCGGGCCGGGGCGGCGACGTGA
- the pcaH gene encoding protocatechuate 3,4-dioxygenase subunit beta, translated as MTGEAGGAPVLPAYRRDDVDTHPPLLSPGYRSTVTRAPRQPPVHLPQRLTEVTGPLLGEGRLGDLDHDLTRQHDGPPQGQRIIVHGRVRDGDGRPVPHTLVEIWQANAAGRYRHASDTWPAPLDPHFDGVGRTLTDDRGRYRFVTVRPGAYPWRNHDNAWRPAHIHFSLFGWAFTQRLVTQMYFPDDPLFFQDPVLHAIRDPDARQRLVARYDHAGTVPQWALAYGFDIVLRGREGTPFEDGDDDE; from the coding sequence ATGACCGGGGAGGCCGGCGGTGCGCCGGTGCTGCCGGCGTACCGGCGCGACGACGTCGACACCCACCCACCGCTGCTCAGTCCCGGCTACCGGTCGACCGTGACGCGGGCCCCACGGCAGCCGCCGGTCCACCTGCCGCAGCGGCTGACCGAGGTCACCGGGCCGCTGCTGGGTGAGGGACGCCTCGGCGACCTCGACCACGACCTGACCCGCCAGCACGACGGCCCCCCGCAGGGGCAGCGGATCATCGTGCACGGCCGGGTCCGGGACGGCGACGGTCGCCCGGTGCCGCACACGCTGGTCGAGATCTGGCAGGCCAACGCCGCGGGGCGCTACCGCCACGCGAGCGACACCTGGCCGGCCCCGCTGGACCCGCACTTCGACGGGGTGGGCCGGACCCTCACCGACGACCGGGGGCGCTACCGGTTCGTCACCGTGCGGCCCGGCGCGTACCCCTGGCGCAACCACGACAACGCCTGGCGGCCGGCGCACATCCACTTCTCGCTGTTCGGCTGGGCGTTCACCCAACGGCTGGTCACCCAGATGTACTTCCCCGACGACCCGCTCTTCTTCCAGGATCCGGTGCTCCACGCGATCCGCGACCCGGACGCCCGGCAGCGGCTGGTCGCCCGCTACGACCACGCCGGCACGGTGCCGCAGTGGGCGCTGGCGTACGGGTTCGACATCGTGCTGCGGGGCCGGGAGGGCACCCCCTTCGAGGACGGCGACGACGATGAGTGA